A single region of the Pristis pectinata isolate sPriPec2 chromosome 23, sPriPec2.1.pri, whole genome shotgun sequence genome encodes:
- the ptgesl gene encoding prostaglandin E synthase 2 isoform X2, producing MKSKDKKGKEITEYNNKYWVMLEDQDEWQYYPNKEARKEEMKWRKWVDDWLVHLISPNVYRTPGEALESFDYIVREGKFGVFEGFFAKYVGAAAMFFVSKRLKSRHNLHDDVRQDLYKAVDQWVAAVGKHRPFMGGNMPNLADLAVYGVLRVMEGLEAFNDIMANTKIKPWYQRMEENIRKGQEVER from the exons ATGAAATCAAAAGATAAGAAGGGAAAGGAAATTACTGAATATAACAACAAGTACTGGGTGATGCTGGAGGACCAGGATGAATGGCAATACTATCCCAATAAGGAGGCGAGGAA GGAAGAAATGAAATGGCGCAAGTGGGTGGATGACTGGCTGGTTCACCTCATTTCACCCAATGTCTACCGCACTCCTGGAGAAGCCCTAGAATCTTTTGATTACATTGTGCGGGAGGGGAAATTTGGTGTGTTTGAAGGATTTTTTGCAAAGTATGTTGGAGCAGCTGCCATGTTTTTTGTCAGCAAGAGGCTCAAGTCAAG ACACAACCTTCATGATGACGTGCGGCAAGACCTGTACAAAGCAGTCGATCAATGGGTGGCTGCTGTGGGCAAGCACAGGCCGTTTATGGGTGGAAATATGCCTAATCTCGCTGACTTG GCTGTCTATGGAGTTCTCCGGGTAATGGAAGGTCTGGAggcattcaatgacattatgGCAAACACCAAGATCAAGCCATGGTATCAAAGAATGGAGGAAAATATCCGGAAGGGACAGGAAGTTGAGCGATAA